The window GACAAGTATCAATAAATGAACTGGGAGCCGAGACGATCCTCTATTGACGGAGTTGAGCGagcattatttcatttttacgacATTCCTGAAAAATCGAAAGCAACGAGAACGAAAATAAGTTAATGCAAAAATAATAAATCctgtaatgaatgaatgaatcgaAAGTTGTGTAGTTTATCATCACCTCTTTGAATTCTTTGATCGATTTGAAGTAAAGTCGCTGTTTTTCGATCAAATCTAAATATTCGTCGTTAACGCCATCTCTTCTCATCTTCTCttcttgtttctttttctcgacctattgaagaaaaaatgtttAGCGCTATTGAACTAGTTCATTAATGCTAACAAAAGATTGTTTATCCTCTCAGACTCAAGTAAAAAATCACTGAAGATGAAAAGTGATCATATTTTGAAGCCCTTTCCGGGTAGGTATAATTCTAGCCAACTCAGGATATATATAGCTCCAGCGTTCACAGTTCATCCATCCAGGGAATCTAGTATTTTGGAAGTTCGATATGTTTTCATGGATTGTCTTTAAGAAGCTAATGATAAGTTGGATAGTAGTGTACTTACCTTGAGACGATTTTGTTTAATTCCTTCTACGATTTGTTCGAACTGTTTCAAGAATTGTTCCTTCGAAGCGGCAGACGACATCGctctgaaaatatatacagtAATCATATTCAGCTATATAAAAACCAGGCAGGAGCAAAGATCCAGAGGCCAATTTCGAAGGACTTGTCAAGTCCAAAAACAGAACTTCGGAGTCCAAATAGGCACCAATTATCtttgttgacaaaatgaaaaagggcattcAAAAAGAATGGACTTGCACAATTCTCATAAGTCCCACTGGATCTGCCCCTGTCAGGTGTGGGTACACAGGAGATTCCAGGATGTCAGGAGAAATTCTTGCCCTTTTAGAAGGTGACGAGTCCTTCATATGCAATGATAAACGTAGTGAGCTTTTAAGATGGAAACATCGTTGTGAAACAAACGTACTGTTCAAAATTAtcatgaattgaattcaataaattcacttCTTTGTTCAGATAGAGTTTTGTATCGTCGAGTGTATTATACAGCGTGTAGAACTGTTTCGTTTCTTTATGCGTCGACGCCACCTGGTTGTACAACTCAATGAATCGTCGCTGGTACTGACTCAATTCCGCACGCGACGGAACCTCGTCGATCTTTCGTTGCAGTCCGGATATTTCGCGATTTTTTCGCGCCTGAAAAAGAGACGACgaaagaaatgatttttgagGAATATCTCGGgcggccacttttatttgacatgCTAATTCCGTGGCTATTCCCTGAAATGCAGGTCATCGTTTTCGCTGACTTGATCCGCTAACGATCCAATCAATGAACGCAGGCAAATACATAAaacatagacggaaactgtttgattttatgcgtgatttcaacaaatttccctgatttatCTCCTGCATACAAAATTCCTTGACTATTCTCTGACATAATCCCAGATTTCCAGGTTAGAGGCCTGGAAAACTACATTTGCCCCAAACTGAATCAACTGTTTTCTACTGACCAATAGCAGACGGATTTTGTGTAGTTTCTCTTTATCCGCGTTGTACTGCTTGTCGATCATCTTCGATCGTTCTTGATCGTCGGTCGTTCCCTCGTCCGAGTCTAACTTCAACTGATCGATCGTGGCTTGCAGTCGAGACATCTCGTCTTTACAGTGAGCTTTAAACTCGAGTTCCTGACGTTTTAAACTTTCGTTTAACTCGACGAGCGAGCGTAACTGTTGTAGAATCCTAGCAACAAGAACGATCACGAGAGATTATTCTATGCGGCCTTGGACCACACTTCAAGCGTTCATTATTTAATGTGTGAAGCCTGGACAaaatgtgctgataaaatgtctgatgtttgtagttcattttcaataagaaatgtttcaggtgaagcactgaacacatgtgaaatgTGAACAATCTGATATTAGAAGATCTTACACTTGATTTTCCCCGGCTTCCATTTCGATTAGTTTATCCATCTCATCATCGATGCGCTGACTGTATTTTTCTGCCTCCTCTAGTTCGCGCTGAGTTTTATTGTAAATTTCTTGTAGTTTCTCGTGTTGGCTCGTTATTCCTACAAACAGAACAAATAATAGCTGAAAGATAATACAGTGCTGTCCCCGATTGTTGCCACTACAGGTTTGCCTGCAGGTTCCACTAGCTATTACAGTCAGTCTTCGCTCAAAATTGACCAATAAGCATTGAGAATGAAACAGAGTTTTTTCACAATCCCAGCTAATCAGGAACTGATTTGTACCGTGTGCCAAATATCTAACTGTTAATAGGAAGAATCAGTAAAAAAAAGTatataaaacataataaatgatTGATCTGACCTTCAGATCACGTACCGTGTTGATATACGTACCTTCTGATTTCGAGGTTTGTTGTTGAATTTGTTTGGTTAATGATTGTACGGCTCGTTTGTGCTGTTGGACGCTGCCTAGCGACGCATCACGTTCCGTACTTCCCAGTTCGGCGTGCTGAAATTTAAcacatatcagaaaatgtagcaAATTTTTGAGTTGAAATGTACGATAAAACCATAAGTTTGTAATGAGCTCAGGCCGAACAATCTTCTCCAGGctgggattcaaacctgatgacatcactacactcagccacgacACTAAACACTAGACCAGGTGCGTAGGTGCATGCTACCGGTGACTGAGTGTAGTgagtgatgccatcaggtttaaaTCAATCCCTGCCGCGGGACGATGAGGCTGAACTGAATTTAAGTATTGTGTATAGAAGCAACATGCAAAATAGCCTTCAAACTAAATTTTCGTTCAAACTAAATTGCGTCGCATAACAACATGGACCTAGGATCCACAGTTGTGCTTTTGATTTAGGCTTAAGAGTAAAGAATCTAACTCAAAATCGTAGAACTTTGGATCTGAGCGGAAATAACAAGTTCTGACTTAGAAATCTAAACCACAACTGCGTAAATAAATGAGATCCGAACAGTCATTCATAATTATGAACTTTCACCcgcaaagaaaagaaaaaagagcTGTTAGATGTAGAACTATCTCCCAGAAATATTAACCGTTTGCAAAGCTTGAAGATATTGAAACAAAGAGAACAATGCACTCTAGAAACCACTGGTCTGATTGTTAGACATACACCTACGTGATGGAGCAAGAAAACCAGTCTCTCGTGTAACCGTGTGATATTAGTGTTTTAGGAAGTCATTTATCATAACACGCATtaacaaaatacagtaaaacccCAATAAAACCCGCTTCATGCGGTTTATTTCAAAACGATGAAATTATTTAATCCAGTTTTATGAGAAAACCAAATTGAACATAATTGAACATAGATTTACAGGTCTCATCCTCCCACAGCAggaattcgaacctgatggcatcaagaCTCAACCAGAGcatgaaaccctgccacactagaccgagtgcgcagcttagatgatgtcattattagccgaCGATTATCAGAAATTCCCGTTTTATTTAAGCCCGGGTTTTTCCATTTACAATTTATCCTCAGGGATTATACAACgtgcaatctgattggtgccgcaagttttggTGCACCTAAACCCGCGCAcgcggtctagtgtggcaggggttcgtgccgtggttGAGTGTAGCattgccatcaggtttgaatccctgccgagggaggatgaagTGGACTGTAAATCCAGATAAAATCCGATCCAGATGAAGCGGTTTGTTATGATATATAAAAAACGGATGCAATTGTTTTGTCTACCTTTTCGTTTCCGAGCTGCAACAAGTCGTGTTGTTTATGAGTAATTCATAGTTACCGGTAGAGATCACTCTATTGAGCCGTTATTTCAAAAGTTGGAAAAATGTTGTTGCCGAAGTGAGATTGAAGCGATGAACAATAGGCCTGAATGGCGACTGAGGTATAGTAGTATTTAGATGCACAGGCCTTTGGTCAGTCACTAACaaaattttcaagaaaattcaaggaatcTTTTAGGACTGTTTACATCAATCTCACCTCTGCCGTTAAATAAGCGATTCCTAAAATGAGGCCATTATCGCAGGTTTTTGTCTGAATAACCGTGACGACATGTATGCATTGTTGTGTAACACGGCTGGGGGAATGAAATCTTTATACAGCGGGGGATATTGTACTTACCTTTTCGGCGTACTCCGACGCTATCTGCTGAATTTCCTCCGACTGTAAACCGACTAAAGTTCCGACTGCACTCGCTGTCAATTTACCCTAAAAATGCAGACGCTAATTTACATGTATAATATATTTACACAAATATCAGCATCAGGTTTAGGGTTTTAGGTAAGATAGACTAGGCCAGACGGAGTT is drawn from Tubulanus polymorphus chromosome 10, tnTubPoly1.2, whole genome shotgun sequence and contains these coding sequences:
- the LOC141911716 gene encoding coiled-coil domain-containing protein 93-like isoform X1, whose amino-acid sequence is MSAAGVLTPRRRASSKMTMNTVYDADGNLIQAESREDEEQGEKLAAIVELLLAAGYFRARIKGLSPFDKVVGGMTWCITTCNFDVDVDLLFQENLTIGQKIALTEKIVVVLPRMKCPHRIEPHQIQGLDFIHIFPVIQWLVKKAIATKEETGDYIRAFSISQFHKSHSMPEDDAYNETKAAATDAMNVIKEVYKPTRKYKRQDADKISNESIRVQSTLLEYGRRYGIGSEALKANEEAASKKKTATDSEQAEPSIEELRAEEEKRINMLMKNMSAAKHEGKLTASAVGTLVGLQSEEIQQIASEYAEKLGNEKHAELGSTERDASLGSVQQHKRAVQSLTKQIQQQTSKSEGITSQHEKLQEIYNKTQRELEEAEKYSQRIDDEMDKLIEMEAGENQVILQQLRSLVELNESLKRQELEFKAHCKDEMSRLQATIDQLKLDSDEGTTDDQERSKMIDKQYNADKEKLHKIRLLLARKNREISGLQRKIDEVPSRAELSQYQRRFIELYNQVASTHKETKQFYTLYNTLDDTKLYLNKEVNLLNSIHDNFEQAMSSAASKEQFLKQFEQIVEGIKQNRLKVEKKKQEEKMRRDGVNDEYLDLIEKQRLYFKSIKEFKEECRKNEIMLAQLRQ
- the LOC141911716 gene encoding coiled-coil domain-containing protein 93-like isoform X2 gives rise to the protein MSAAGVLTPRRRASSKMTMNTVYDADGNLIQAESREDEEQGEKLAAIVELLLAAGYFRARIKGLSPFDKVVGGMTWCITTCNFDVDVDLLFQENLTIGQKIALTEKIVVVLPRMKCPHRIEPHQIQGLDFIHIFPVIQWLVKKAIATKEETGDYIRAFSISQFHKSHSMPEDDAYNETKAAATDAMNVIKEVYKPTRKYKRQDADKISNESIRVQSTLLEYGRRYGIGSEALKANEEAASKKKTATDSEQAEPSIEELRAEEEKRINMLMKNMSAAKHEGKLTASAVGTLVGLQSEEIQQIASEYAEKHAELGSTERDASLGSVQQHKRAVQSLTKQIQQQTSKSEGITSQHEKLQEIYNKTQRELEEAEKYSQRIDDEMDKLIEMEAGENQVILQQLRSLVELNESLKRQELEFKAHCKDEMSRLQATIDQLKLDSDEGTTDDQERSKMIDKQYNADKEKLHKIRLLLARKNREISGLQRKIDEVPSRAELSQYQRRFIELYNQVASTHKETKQFYTLYNTLDDTKLYLNKEVNLLNSIHDNFEQAMSSAASKEQFLKQFEQIVEGIKQNRLKVEKKKQEEKMRRDGVNDEYLDLIEKQRLYFKSIKEFKEECRKNEIMLAQLRQ